The following nucleotide sequence is from Nitrososphaerota archaeon.
GAGACTTACCAATAAAGGTTCAAAGCCCAGCCATAAATGACGTGTTTCGCCTAAGAGTTTGGAACCAAACTCGCAGCATTGACAACGGTCTGACAAGCCTTCTGGCACTTAAAACATACATTATTAGTAAAAGCCAACCGATTTTGGGTCAAGCAGTCATAGATGATGACCGGATAGTATTTTACGTTAATGGTGGATCTGGGCCTGGTGGAGGCTTCATCGGCTTCTCACCTGGGAGCACATACTATATACAGGGCTCCGCATTTCTATATCTGGGTAACGCGAATATTCTTAACATGACTGCGCCCCCACTTAACATCCGCATAACGAAATAGTTGTGGACTTTCTACAAACAGATGTGAATTAGTAACGTCAGCAGAGGAGTGCCAAACTGATTTGAGCCCAATTAGTTGTGTCGAAGTCCTGCCCTCGGCACTCATTTGAATGCTATGTTCTGCCAGATTCTCGGGACATAAGTAGGCCGTTCACGAAAATATGTCCAGAGGGTTTGACAGAGTGGGATTTCGGGTAGGCACATGGCTGTTCTTGAGTGCCTGTTATATGGGAAAATATTTTTGACTAAAGCATCTTGTATAGGAAGCGCATTGTTCTGACGTCAAATTTTAGGATTGAGAGGAAAATTGCGTTCATTCCGCATCCGCATCGTTCGCAGTTGGTTCCTCCGCCCATGGCGCAGGGTTGCTTGGGTTTTCCGTCGGCGCCGTAGGCTAATCCGTATATGGCGACTGGGCAGCGTGATGGGTCGTTCCATCTGCTTAACCCTTTCAACGGGTTTTGGTAGTATGCCATCTTAGGTGTGAAGAAGATGAAGTCTGGGTATTCTTTGGCCATTGCTAAGATTCGCTGTATCGCCTGATCCCGCTCGTCGTCTTGGAGGCTGAATACTTCTGCACCTCTCCATAGCGAGGTGTAGAAGCTGTAGATGATTCCTTTGATATCGGTTTTCGCCATGAAGTGGGTGAACTCCTCGATGTACTTCACGTTCTTCTGATTCAGCGGGGTGTTGGCGACTACTGTCGAGGATGACTCAGGTATGGCTGCTACAGTCTTCTCGAAGGCTCCATATCCCTTAATTTTGTCGTGAAACTCCTGCGGCCCATCTATAGATGCTATCCATGCGGACGGCTTCACTTCAGGTGGGAAACCGTTCAAACCATTGGTGTTCACCCAGGACTGAGGGAACAGCCTCACCCCCTCAGCTAAGACGTTTAAGCGAAGAGTCGGCTCGCCGCCGATGAATGTCGCGTGGAAAACCCCCCCGTTCTTGGCGACACTTTTGATAAGGCCAATCATCTCCTCATCCGGAAGCTCCTCAGGAGGCTCACGGCTAAAATAGTAACAGTAAGGACATCGGATATTACATTTGTTAGTAATGTCAAAGCTGACACTGAACGGCTTCTTCTTCAAATAACGGTAAAGAGTACCAGGCAGCACACCTCCATACTCCACCGCCTTGCCCAGCATCGCCTGACACGTCGCCTGTGCCCGTAGAAGTTTCCCCTATATTTTAGGATTTAACTAGTAAAATCTGTCCAGCGTCACCTACATCTAAACATACGCTAACAGCCACTTTACTCGGTAACAACATAACAGCTCTAACCCGAATAATCGGCAAAGCAGATTCATCCCAAATACATCTATCTGTATAGGAGAAGGTCTCTTCAGTCGCCGACAGGAATAAATCGGGACAGTTTCCGATGGCATATCGAGGATGGCGATGGTCAGCACCTCTTACACGAGAGGTCGGGCTCGGGAGTATCAGGTTCTTCAGAAGCTTCGGAGCGAGGGTTGGCTCTGCAGTAGAAGTGCAGCATCTCACAGTGCAGTGGATATCTTTGCCTGCAAAGACGGCGAGGTGCTTCTGGTTCAGGTGAAAAGTGGGCGAGCCCGGGTTTCAAGTGAGGAGCGGGTTGAGCTGGCGAAATGGGCTGAAGCCTCAGGTGCCAGAGTAGAGGTCTGGTACTTTCCGAGACGAAACGGTATGCGAAAAGAAGTCGTCTCAGATGGGCCTAAATCGAAGAAGCAAAGCGACAACTGACTGGTCGGCAAAATGACTGTGACTGGCCAGATGGTTATTATTCTTCGTCTGCTTCGCTGTCTTGCTGTGCTGCCGGTTGCGCTACGTCCTCTAGGAGTTCTGCGGTGATCATTTCGTATCGGAATATGTCTTCCATTGTGACTTGGTACTCGTCTGCGAGGAACTTCTTCACCTTATCGCTCAAGACGGATTTGAAGGTCTTGATTTCGAAGGAGTACACTTCACCTCTCTTCAACGCGTCTATTGCAATGCTGCTTGGCACGTCAACGTTGAGAATGTATCGGCCTTCAGGTGACGGATCGTAGAGTTGAACATCGGCTGTCTTATCATTGGAATTTACGTCGAGGAAATATCCTGTTGCTTTGAAGGAGTCACGTGCCTCCCACTTCGCGTTAGT
It contains:
- a CDS encoding radical SAM protein, with product MLGKAVEYGGVLPGTLYRYLKKKPFSVSFDITNKCNIRCPYCYYFSREPPEELPDEEMIGLIKSVAKNGGVFHATFIGGEPTLRLNVLAEGVRLFPQSWVNTNGLNGFPPEVKPSAWIASIDGPQEFHDKIKGYGAFEKTVAAIPESSSTVVANTPLNQKNVKYIEEFTHFMAKTDIKGIIYSFYTSLWRGAEVFSLQDDERDQAIQRILAMAKEYPDFIFFTPKMAYYQNPLKGLSRWNDPSRCPVAIYGLAYGADGKPKQPCAMGGGTNCERCGCGMNAIFLSILKFDVRTMRFLYKML